The following coding sequences lie in one Oncorhynchus nerka isolate Pitt River linkage group LG14, Oner_Uvic_2.0, whole genome shotgun sequence genomic window:
- the LOC115140765 gene encoding tumor necrosis factor receptor superfamily member 3-like, giving the protein MHIFWWITHIFLSLPSLLSLVQSLTCDNETQYAWPLHVSQWCCDKCPPGQHLVGRCAGQNSPTQCSDCTSGYYSDSYNFNIGCKSCDGCSMSELQYVSRCSTKQNDVCSCKPGYRCRGSGTCLDCEEIPSPNTPKLIPTPPIMPATVSNHSVPGIPNHRPKPVTKPGPGPSTKPNQDDSKWLLVCVSAVCVCLLLTCLVAISKLKPFLRWIGSPNSFWSPKKTTPANQSTAEEEVPMPVQEVCGKPELLLDV; this is encoded by the exons ATGCATATCTTCTGGTGGATCACCCACAtctttctatccctcccttctctcctctctctagtccaATCCCTCACGTGCGACAATGAGACACAGTATGCTTGGCCACTGCATGTAAGCCAATGGTGCTGCGACAAGTGTCCACCAG GTCAGCATCTGGTGGGACGCTGCGCCGGTCAGAACAGCCCTACCCAGTGTTCTGACTGCACCAGCGGCTACTACTCAGACAGCTACAACTTCAACATAGGCTGCAAATCCTGCGATGGCTGCAGCATGagtg AGCTGCAGTATGTATCTCGCTGTTCCACCAAGCAGAATGATGTGTGCAGCTGTAAACCAGGCTACCGCTGCAGAGGCAGTGGCACCTGTCTGGACTGTGAGGAGATCCCCAGCCCAAACACACCCAAACTCATACCGACACCTCCCATCATGCCAGCTACAGTGTCAAACCACTCGGTGCCTGGTATCCCTAATCATAGACCTAAACCTGTCACCAAACCTGGTCCTGGGCCCAGCACAAAACCAAACCAAG atgaCAGCAAGTGgctcctggtgtgtgtgtctgcagtgtgtgtgtgtctactgctCACCTGCCTTGTTGCCATCTCAAAGCTCAAACCTTTTCTGCGATGGATTGGTTCACCAAACA GCTTCTGGTCTCCCAAAAAGACAACTCCAGCCAATCAGAGCACAGCGGAGGAGGAAGTGCCCATGCCGGTCCAGGAAGTGTGTGGAAAGCCAGAGCTGCTACTGGACGTATGA